In Oncorhynchus nerka isolate Pitt River linkage group LG26, Oner_Uvic_2.0, whole genome shotgun sequence, one DNA window encodes the following:
- the LOC115120008 gene encoding pre-mRNA splicing regulator USH1G-like has product MWCLDNDYHTPLDMAATKSHMDCVRYLDSIAAKQSALNPKLVGKLKERAFREAERRIKECVKLQRKHHKRMERKFHKEAASEQSMSDAMSFSSYTSSSVSRKLHHLNTTTVSVPYSQATLHATTRGKTKIQKRLEKRKQGDGTFKIYEDGRKSVRSLSGLQLGNDVMFLKQGTYVGPRDRAGRRGNLRDIFHGDVNDDAISRAISEPDLSYRPDMEYSEVSTDSGHDSLFNRPGLGTMVFRRNYISGGLFGIGGRDEGSLGGGTERAGSTNVRLRSRLRRSPSLDDGGDSIGSASSLRERNRQELPWDELELGLDDDCEAVTSPLEVFLAAQTMGEFLTVFRREKIDLEALLLCSDQDLKSIHIPLGPRKKILDACKRRLETLEDPDYIEDTLL; this is encoded by the exons ATGTGGTGCCTGGACAACGACTACCACACGCCCCTGGACATGGCCGCCACCAAAAGCCACATGGACTGTGTCCGCTACCTGGACTCCATCGCCGCCAAGCAGTCGGCCCTCAACCCCAAGCTGGTGGGGAAGCTGAAGGAGCGGGCTTTCCGCGAGGCCGAGAGGAGGATTAAGGAGTGTGTGAAGCTGCAGCGGAAGCACCACAAGCGTATGGAGCGCAAGTTCCACAAAGAGGCAGCGTCGGAGCAGTCCATGTCAGACGCCATGAGCTTCTCCAGCTACACAAGCAGCTCAGTGAGCCGCAAGCTGCACCACCTAAACACCACCACTGTCAGTGTGCCATACTCTCAG GCTACTCTTCATGCCACAACCCGAGGCAAGACCAAGATCCAGAAGAGGTTGGAGAAGAGGAAGCAAGGGGACGGGACCTTCAAGATCTACGAGGACGGCAGGAAGAGCGTGCGCTCCCTCTCGGGCCTTCAGCTGGGCAACGATGTCATGTTCCTTAAACAGGGAACCTATGTCGGCCCTCGGGACCGCGCAGGGCGCCGCGGCAACCTCCGAGACATATTCCACGGAGACGTCAACGACGACGCCATCTCTCGTGCCATCAGCGAGCCGGACTTGTCTTACCGGCCCGACATGGAATACTCTGAGGTCAGCACCGACTCGGGCCACGACTCTCTCTTCAACCGGCCCGGTCTGGGAACCATGGTGTTCCGACGCAACTATATCAGCGGCGGCCTGTTCGGCATCGGCGGGCGTGACGAAGGGAGCCTCGGTGGAGGAACCGAACGGGCTGGCAGCACCAACGTGAGGCTGCGCAGCCGGCTGCGGCGTTCGCCCAGCCTGGATGATGGGGGGGACAGCATCGGCAGTGCCAGCAGCCTCCGGGAAAGGAACCGCCAGGAGCTTCCCTGGGAcgagctggagctggggctggatgATGACTGCGAGGCCGTGACCAGCCCGTTGGAGGTGTTCTTGGCTGCACAGACCATGGGCGAGTTCCTCACCGTCTTCAGGCGGGAGAAGATCGACCTGGAGGCGCTGCTGCTGTGCTCGGACCAGGACCTCAAGAGCATCCACATCCCCCTGGGGCCCAGGAAGAAAATCCTAGATGCCTGCAAGAGACGTCTGGAGACACTTGAGGACCCTGACTACATCGAGGACACCCTGCTGTGA